A genomic window from Streptomyces sp. MST-110588 includes:
- a CDS encoding 4'-phosphopantetheinyl transferase superfamily protein, whose amino-acid sequence MTTSAVPAPAPVRCEVWWARLDHQHERLLSLLDAVELWRRANYRRSQDRARFTVGAALLRLASARMLGRAPHLLTFGRECPDCKLPHGRPRLRDGHLHVSVSHSGDLIAVAVSTGAEMGVDVETVDESKPARLARRVLDPAELARFQELPESERAQDFFRVWTRKEAVLKATGEGLRLPMNAVGFDRGGRLTAYPGRPDLPGATHMFDLHPRPCLDDVPDGEYRAALAVLSPSEVRVEQFNARGLLHTW is encoded by the coding sequence ATGACCACCTCGGCCGTGCCGGCCCCGGCCCCCGTGCGCTGTGAGGTGTGGTGGGCGCGCCTGGACCACCAGCACGAACGGCTGCTGTCCCTGCTGGACGCCGTGGAGCTGTGGCGGCGCGCCAACTACCGGCGCAGCCAGGACCGGGCGCGCTTCACCGTGGGCGCCGCCCTGCTGCGGCTGGCGTCCGCGCGGATGCTGGGCCGGGCCCCGCACCTGCTCACGTTCGGCCGTGAGTGCCCCGACTGCAAGCTCCCGCACGGCCGCCCGCGGCTGCGCGACGGGCACCTGCACGTGTCGGTGTCGCACTCGGGGGACCTGATCGCGGTCGCGGTGTCCACCGGCGCCGAGATGGGCGTGGACGTGGAGACGGTGGACGAGTCCAAGCCCGCGCGGCTGGCCAGGCGGGTGCTGGACCCGGCGGAACTGGCCCGGTTCCAGGAGCTGCCCGAAAGCGAGCGGGCCCAGGACTTCTTCCGCGTGTGGACCCGTAAGGAAGCGGTGCTCAAGGCCACCGGTGAGGGCCTGCGGCTGCCGATGAACGCGGTCGGCTTCGACCGCGGGGGCCGGCTGACCGCCTACCCCGGGCGGCCCGACCTGCCGGGCGCCACCCACATGTTCGACCTCCATCCCCGCCCGTGCCTGGACGACGTCCCGGACGGCGAGTACCGGGCCGCGCTCGCCGTCCTGTCGCCGTCCGAGGTACGGGTCGAGCAGTTCAACGCCCGCGGGCTCCTGCACACCTGGTAG
- a CDS encoding glycosyltransferase, whose protein sequence is MSRILFTTQPAGGHLRPLVPIAQAALLRGHTVAVSAPACMAEELAGYRLPHLVGGYDWRYDVYRMLPKGYDRQDFAAAADTFRALGEPLTRAFAGHVARRTAADILGHDWRPDLVVRELDEFGGYLAAEALGVPHAAVISFGGLDGVTGPVLGPVLDEGRRELGLPADPRGERLYRHLTAGFLPPELGASELMLPATRCYRHINAERAADRLPSWLAGLDLSRPLVFAAFGTVVYGLPGSSRFVEEAIAALGDVDCTAVLALGAGADTHDAARKVPGNVRLVDFVDQALMLEGCDLFVTHGGLNSMKEALRLGVPMVTVPVLDDHRHNAGLFAAAGLSRTVPLATANRRTMAHEIGRALADPALRTAARRAQRHLHALPALDTLVDDLEALITR, encoded by the coding sequence ATGAGCCGGATCCTGTTCACCACCCAGCCCGCCGGCGGGCATCTGCGCCCGCTGGTGCCGATCGCGCAGGCAGCCCTGCTGCGCGGCCACACCGTGGCCGTCTCGGCCCCCGCCTGCATGGCCGAGGAGCTGGCCGGGTACCGGCTGCCGCACCTGGTCGGCGGCTACGACTGGCGCTACGACGTCTACCGCATGCTGCCCAAGGGGTACGACCGGCAGGACTTCGCGGCGGCGGCCGACACCTTCCGCGCGCTGGGCGAGCCCCTGACCCGGGCCTTCGCCGGCCATGTCGCCCGGCGCACCGCCGCCGACATCCTGGGCCACGACTGGCGGCCCGACCTGGTCGTACGGGAACTGGACGAGTTCGGCGGCTACCTGGCCGCCGAGGCGCTCGGTGTCCCGCACGCGGCGGTCATCTCCTTCGGCGGGCTCGACGGCGTCACCGGCCCCGTACTGGGCCCGGTCCTGGACGAGGGCCGCCGGGAGCTGGGCCTGCCCGCCGACCCCCGGGGCGAACGGCTCTACCGGCATCTGACGGCCGGGTTCCTGCCGCCCGAGCTGGGCGCCTCGGAGCTGATGCTGCCCGCCACCCGCTGCTACCGGCACATCAACGCCGAGCGGGCCGCCGACCGGCTGCCGTCCTGGCTGGCCGGCCTGGACCTGTCCCGGCCGCTGGTCTTCGCCGCCTTCGGCACGGTGGTCTACGGGCTGCCCGGCTCGTCCCGGTTCGTCGAGGAGGCCATCGCCGCGCTCGGGGACGTGGACTGCACCGCCGTACTGGCCCTGGGCGCCGGCGCCGACACCCACGACGCCGCCCGGAAGGTCCCCGGCAACGTCCGCCTCGTCGACTTCGTCGACCAGGCGCTGATGCTGGAGGGCTGCGATCTCTTCGTCACCCATGGAGGACTCAACAGCATGAAGGAAGCCCTGCGCCTGGGGGTGCCCATGGTGACGGTCCCGGTGCTGGACGACCACCGGCACAACGCCGGCCTGTTCGCCGCGGCCGGCCTCTCCCGTACGGTCCCGCTCGCCACCGCCAACCGGCGGACGATGGCGCACGAGATCGGGCGGGCGCTCGCGGACCCGGCCTTGCGGACCGCCGCCCGCCGGGCGCAGCGGCACCTCCACGCGCTGCCCGCCCTGGACACGCTCGTCGATGACCTGGAAGCGCTGATCACACGATGA
- a CDS encoding nucleotide disphospho-sugar-binding domain-containing protein, which produces MRVLFVTWAWPSHFFPCVQLGWALRAGGHEVLVASQPSLTDGITRAGLPAAAVGEDVDVGALAGRYFSWLVRQERPVEWEEMRAWGAGNVITYKRIAEAMLEDTLSLARDWRPDLVVFDPTTYAGPLVAARLGVPAVRHIWGMDYTLRTREFEPEALADLCGRLGIPGVETLGDLTVDPCPPSLQVQAPVDRLTMRFVPYNGPAVVPDWLVRPPERPRICVVESSAVTQWGGPEAALSPVALEALAGTDAEVVVVGATALPDGPLPPRTRVAGRIALHLLLPTCDLLVHQGGGGAVMTALAAGVPQLVLPRFADHLFNGRRIAQAGAGREVFAGRATAELVRAEAELLRKDDKYRVRAQELRDEMAQQPSAAEVTGRLAGLVAERGRRS; this is translated from the coding sequence ATGCGTGTCTTGTTCGTCACGTGGGCCTGGCCGTCGCACTTCTTCCCGTGCGTTCAGCTCGGCTGGGCGCTGCGGGCAGGCGGGCACGAGGTCCTGGTCGCCAGTCAGCCGTCGCTCACCGACGGCATCACCCGGGCGGGGCTGCCCGCCGCCGCCGTGGGCGAGGACGTGGACGTGGGCGCCCTGGCCGGCCGGTACTTCTCCTGGCTGGTACGGCAGGAGCGGCCGGTGGAGTGGGAGGAGATGCGGGCCTGGGGCGCCGGCAACGTCATCACCTACAAGCGGATCGCCGAGGCGATGTTGGAGGACACCCTGTCCCTGGCCCGGGACTGGCGGCCCGACCTGGTCGTCTTCGACCCGACGACGTACGCGGGTCCGCTGGTCGCGGCCCGGCTGGGGGTACCGGCGGTCCGCCACATCTGGGGCATGGACTACACCCTGCGCACCCGCGAGTTCGAGCCGGAGGCACTGGCCGACCTGTGCGGGCGTCTGGGGATACCCGGGGTGGAGACCCTCGGTGACCTCACCGTGGACCCCTGCCCGCCGTCCTTGCAGGTCCAGGCGCCCGTCGACCGGCTCACCATGCGCTTCGTGCCGTACAACGGCCCGGCGGTGGTGCCGGACTGGCTGGTACGGCCCCCCGAGCGGCCCCGGATCTGTGTGGTGGAGAGCAGTGCGGTCACGCAGTGGGGCGGGCCCGAGGCCGCCCTGTCGCCCGTCGCGCTGGAGGCGCTCGCCGGCACCGACGCCGAGGTCGTCGTGGTGGGCGCCACGGCTCTGCCGGACGGGCCGCTGCCGCCCCGTACCCGCGTGGCCGGCCGGATCGCGCTGCACCTGCTGCTGCCCACCTGTGACCTGCTCGTCCACCAGGGCGGGGGCGGCGCGGTGATGACGGCGTTGGCGGCCGGGGTGCCGCAGCTCGTCCTGCCGCGCTTCGCCGACCACCTCTTCAACGGGCGCCGGATAGCGCAGGCGGGCGCCGGCCGCGAGGTGTTCGCGGGCCGGGCCACCGCCGAGCTGGTCCGCGCCGAGGCCGAGCTGCTCCGGAAGGACGACAAGTACCGCGTGCGCGCACAGGAGTTGAGGGACGAGATGGCGCAGCAGCCGTCGGCGGCCGAGGTGACCGGCCGACTGGCCGGGCTCGTGGCGGAGCGGGGGCGGCGGTCATGA
- a CDS encoding AMP-binding protein translates to MNVDTTTGPVWEVLASVLGLPPEEIAERAAEESFLGLGGDSVSAMDFSATMEEEFGQIIDVGRLIGLAPLANVLADALPGAADPAPAGDGPLLEPSRPVVPEQDGYLNAARLTGGTAQHQIVGGELHGPLDEQALTAAVERLTDRHEALRTVFEETPEGYRRRVLPTWRPGLVRQELRPAPGADPVRTVQSALVKDAAHLVSALGRPAHAFVLTRFGATHHLLTLICHSAVADLRSAGVLWEELAACYAAERAGTAAGLPPAPTPDVLQERHDRDAGRLEELGRRRIAELGDCPTVVELPSDVPRPARFDFQGARIPFGLTPRAREAAERLAARACITPHSVLLAAWQVVIARRAALNRFLVGVHIARRAGAATRRLVGPCAALVPVRCDLEDTRTVEDHLRGTSAAVAEGVSAASVPFGALSRGLRAHADGRRMPLIQVAFSGQDGALPGELDAGGLRVRVRQVFNGHTGADVTLLVLRWGTEPELAVEYATGVMTAREAAALAEAVEATLLELDAHYGEPLGRVRGMSPRQRQRLTELGGCDAPAEPVPPAGLPGIWHHLERRALEQWDQPAVNDPARDLTLTYGELVQAAAGQAGVLAAGGVGEGDTVAVALPRSADEVITVLAALRLGAAYLPLDPQSPPGRLGRILGAARPVALVGTGESLRTVRPLLPPGCVPLLPRGAAPRIPALVPPVPDDSDRLACVLPAPGDHVAPGRPEGVLIRQRALLRLALDGGIAGHRAGDRVPRLAPLGSGLSVLELFGPLLNGGTVDVFPDGPPRPRALAAFFQTYGTSVAVLPSAVFRTLVEHRPDAFTAVRRVLVGDGEPAPEPVRALLRRHPGLTVSHVHLPTAGGTAVARHDLSDACEAGGPLPLGRPVAGTRLLVLDERGGAVPPGGAGELCVLGDGAVAGYLGGGTVRAEDRDENRAEDRDENGDEHHARHAFGTFEGERYHRTGDLARWDGEGRLRFLGRLDAQVTVGGYRVDPQEVRARIAAHPAVADVVVAAVGPGPRARRLLAAVVLRRPLADPLDELRRFAGEGLRRPMMPELWAVVEEIPLTPYGRPDLARLQTLAVPANPHL, encoded by the coding sequence ATGAACGTTGACACCACCACCGGGCCGGTCTGGGAGGTGCTGGCGTCCGTACTCGGTCTCCCGCCGGAGGAGATCGCCGAGCGGGCCGCCGAGGAATCGTTCCTGGGCCTGGGCGGTGACTCGGTGTCCGCCATGGACTTCTCCGCCACCATGGAGGAGGAGTTCGGGCAGATCATCGACGTGGGCCGGCTCATCGGCCTGGCGCCGCTGGCCAACGTGCTGGCCGACGCCCTCCCCGGCGCCGCGGACCCCGCCCCGGCGGGCGACGGGCCGCTGCTGGAGCCGAGCCGCCCGGTGGTCCCCGAACAGGACGGCTACCTCAACGCGGCCCGGCTGACCGGCGGCACCGCCCAGCACCAGATCGTCGGCGGCGAGCTGCACGGCCCCCTGGACGAGCAGGCGCTCACGGCGGCCGTGGAGCGGCTGACCGACCGGCACGAGGCGCTGCGTACGGTATTCGAGGAGACCCCCGAGGGGTACCGCCGCCGGGTGCTGCCCACCTGGCGGCCCGGCCTGGTCCGCCAGGAGCTGCGCCCCGCCCCCGGCGCCGACCCGGTCCGTACCGTACAGAGCGCGCTGGTCAAGGACGCCGCCCACCTGGTGTCCGCCCTCGGCCGCCCCGCCCACGCCTTCGTACTGACCCGCTTCGGCGCCACGCACCACCTGCTGACGCTGATCTGCCACTCCGCGGTCGCCGACCTGCGCTCGGCGGGCGTGCTCTGGGAGGAACTGGCCGCCTGCTACGCCGCCGAGCGCGCCGGGACCGCGGCCGGCCTGCCGCCCGCGCCCACCCCCGACGTGCTCCAGGAGCGGCACGACCGGGACGCCGGGCGGCTGGAGGAGCTGGGACGGCGGCGGATCGCCGAACTGGGCGACTGCCCCACGGTCGTGGAGCTGCCCTCCGACGTGCCCCGCCCGGCCCGGTTCGACTTCCAGGGCGCCCGTATCCCCTTCGGGCTCACACCGCGCGCCCGCGAGGCGGCCGAGCGCCTCGCCGCGCGGGCCTGCATCACCCCGCATTCCGTCCTGCTGGCCGCCTGGCAGGTGGTCATCGCGCGGCGGGCCGCGCTGAACCGGTTCCTGGTCGGCGTGCACATCGCCCGGCGGGCCGGGGCCGCCACCCGGCGCCTGGTCGGCCCCTGCGCGGCCCTGGTCCCGGTCCGCTGCGACCTGGAGGACACCCGGACCGTCGAGGACCATCTGCGCGGCACCTCCGCCGCCGTCGCCGAGGGCGTCAGCGCCGCCTCGGTGCCCTTCGGCGCGCTGAGCCGGGGGCTGCGCGCCCACGCCGACGGACGCCGGATGCCGCTGATCCAGGTCGCCTTCAGCGGACAGGACGGCGCCCTGCCCGGGGAACTGGACGCCGGGGGGCTGCGCGTCAGGGTGCGGCAGGTCTTCAACGGCCACACCGGGGCCGATGTGACCCTCCTCGTCCTGCGCTGGGGGACCGAGCCGGAGCTGGCCGTCGAGTACGCCACCGGGGTCATGACGGCGCGTGAGGCCGCCGCTCTGGCCGAGGCCGTCGAGGCGACCCTGCTGGAACTGGACGCCCACTACGGCGAACCGCTGGGGCGCGTACGGGGGATGTCCCCCAGGCAGCGGCAGCGGCTGACGGAGCTGGGCGGCTGCGACGCACCGGCAGAGCCCGTGCCGCCGGCCGGCCTGCCGGGGATCTGGCACCACCTGGAACGCCGCGCCCTCGAGCAGTGGGACCAGCCCGCCGTCAACGACCCCGCGCGCGACCTGACCCTCACCTACGGCGAGCTGGTCCAGGCCGCCGCCGGCCAGGCCGGCGTCCTGGCGGCCGGCGGCGTCGGCGAGGGTGACACCGTGGCGGTCGCGCTGCCCCGCTCCGCCGACGAGGTGATCACCGTACTGGCGGCCCTGCGGCTGGGCGCGGCCTACCTGCCGCTGGACCCGCAGAGCCCGCCCGGGCGGCTCGGCCGGATCCTCGGCGCGGCCCGGCCGGTCGCACTCGTCGGCACCGGGGAGAGCCTGCGTACGGTCCGCCCGCTGCTGCCCCCGGGATGCGTACCGCTGCTGCCCCGGGGAGCGGCGCCGCGGATACCGGCCCTGGTCCCGCCGGTGCCCGACGACTCCGACCGCCTCGCCTGCGTCCTGCCCGCCCCCGGGGACCACGTGGCGCCGGGCCGGCCGGAGGGCGTGCTGATACGGCAGCGCGCACTGCTCCGGCTCGCCCTGGACGGCGGGATCGCCGGACACCGCGCCGGTGACCGGGTGCCCCGGCTGGCCCCGCTGGGCTCCGGCCTGTCCGTACTGGAGCTGTTCGGCCCGCTGCTCAACGGCGGCACGGTGGACGTCTTTCCCGACGGCCCGCCGCGCCCCCGGGCGCTGGCGGCGTTCTTCCAGACGTACGGCACCAGCGTCGCGGTCCTGCCGTCCGCGGTCTTCCGCACGCTGGTCGAGCACCGGCCCGATGCGTTCACGGCCGTACGGCGGGTGCTGGTCGGCGACGGCGAACCGGCCCCGGAGCCGGTACGGGCCCTGCTGCGGCGCCACCCCGGCCTGACCGTCTCCCACGTCCACCTCCCCACCGCCGGCGGCACGGCCGTCGCCCGGCACGACCTGAGCGACGCGTGCGAGGCCGGTGGCCCGCTGCCGCTGGGCCGCCCGGTCGCCGGGACGCGGCTGCTCGTGCTGGACGAACGGGGCGGCGCGGTCCCGCCGGGCGGGGCCGGGGAGCTGTGTGTCCTGGGGGACGGCGCGGTGGCCGGATACCTGGGCGGAGGTACGGTCCGCGCCGAGGACCGGGACGAGAACCGCGCCGAGGACCGGGACGAGAACGGGGACGAGCACCACGCCCGGCACGCTTTCGGCACGTTCGAGGGCGAGCGGTACCACCGGACGGGAGACCTGGCGCGCTGGGACGGCGAGGGGCGGCTGCGCTTCCTGGGACGCCTGGACGCCCAGGTCACGGTGGGCGGATACCGGGTGGATCCGCAGGAGGTACGCGCCCGGATCGCGGCCCACCCGGCCGTGGCGGACGTGGTGGTGGCGGCGGTCGGTCCCGGGCCGCGGGCCCGCCGGCTGCTGGCCGCCGTGGTGCTGCGCAGGCCGCTGGCGGACCCGCTGGACGAGCTCCGGCGGTTCGCCGGCGAGGGGCTGCGGCGCCCGATGATGCCCGAACTGTGGGCGGTGGTGGAGGAGATCCCGCTGACG
- a CDS encoding glucose-1-phosphate thymidylyltransferase gives MKALVLAGGSGTRLRPLSHTMAKQLIPVAGRPVLMHCLADLAEIGVTEVGMIIGARGEETKKAVGDGADFGLKVTYIPQPAPLGLAHCVKLARGFLGEDDFVMYLGDNILADGIADAAAEFARNRPDAQIVLTRVANPREFGVAELDADGRIVALAEKPDRPRSDLAMTGVYFFTPAVHEAVEAIRPSARGELEITDALSWMLDHGRDVRATEFLGYWKDTGRVDDVLEVNRVLMERLKGSVRGEVDAASTLRGEVVVEPGARITASTVVGPAVIGAGTQVSGSHIGPYTTLGRDCTLLGAGIEYSIVLDGVSVRHVEGLHGSMIGREADITAATARTRRLVIGDHAKVEVL, from the coding sequence ATGAAAGCTCTGGTTCTGGCAGGCGGTTCCGGAACGCGCCTGCGCCCGCTGAGCCACACCATGGCCAAGCAGCTCATCCCGGTGGCCGGGCGCCCGGTGCTCATGCACTGCCTGGCCGACCTCGCGGAGATCGGCGTCACCGAGGTCGGCATGATCATCGGTGCCCGGGGCGAGGAGACGAAGAAGGCGGTCGGCGACGGCGCCGACTTCGGCCTGAAGGTCACCTACATACCGCAGCCCGCCCCGCTCGGCCTGGCCCACTGCGTGAAGCTGGCCCGCGGCTTCCTGGGCGAGGACGACTTCGTGATGTACCTCGGCGACAACATCCTCGCCGACGGCATCGCCGACGCCGCCGCCGAGTTCGCCCGGAACCGGCCCGACGCGCAGATCGTGCTCACCCGGGTCGCCAACCCGCGCGAGTTCGGCGTCGCCGAACTCGACGCCGACGGCAGGATCGTCGCACTGGCCGAGAAGCCCGACCGGCCGCGCAGCGACCTGGCCATGACCGGCGTCTACTTCTTCACCCCGGCCGTCCACGAGGCGGTCGAGGCCATCCGGCCCAGCGCCCGCGGCGAGCTGGAGATCACCGACGCGCTGTCGTGGATGCTCGACCACGGCCGGGACGTGCGGGCCACGGAGTTCCTGGGCTACTGGAAGGACACCGGGCGCGTCGATGACGTACTGGAGGTCAACCGGGTCCTGATGGAACGGCTCAAGGGCAGCGTCCGGGGCGAGGTCGACGCGGCCAGCACCCTGCGCGGCGAGGTGGTGGTGGAACCCGGCGCGCGCATCACCGCCTCCACCGTGGTCGGCCCGGCGGTGATCGGCGCGGGCACCCAGGTCAGCGGCAGCCACATCGGCCCGTACACCACGCTCGGCCGCGACTGCACCCTGCTCGGCGCCGGCATCGAGTACTCGATCGTGCTGGACGGGGTGTCGGTACGGCACGTCGAGGGCCTGCACGGATCGATGATCGGCCGGGAGGCGGACATCACCGCCGCCACGGCCCGTACCCGCCGGCTCGTCATCGGCGACCACGCCAAGGTGGAGGTGCTGTGA